In Sphingomonas sp. JUb134, the sequence CGACAGCAGCGCGATCGGCAGCGGATCGAACGCGCGCGCCGCCTTCAGCACCGTTCCGTCCCACAGATAGGCGGGATGAGCGAGCGGATCGGCAGCGGGCGGCGGCGGCGGTGCGAGCCGTTCGAGCGCAGCGGCGATCCGCGCCAGCGTGTCGTTCTGTGCGTCCATGCGCCCGCGCTACCCGCGCGCGATGGCGTCAGGCAAGCTCACGGCTGCAAGTCATAGGCCTTCATCAGGTCGTAGAGCGTCGGACGGCTGATCCCCAGCAGCCGCGCGGTGCCGGAGATGTTGCCCTGGGCCCGCGCCAGCGCATGGCGGATCGCGCGGCGGTCCGCCTCTTCGCGGATCGCCTTCAGGTTGATCGGCTCGGCCTCGCCATGGTCCAGATCGAGGTCGGCGGCGGTGACCTGCTTGGCGTCCGCCATGATGACGGCGCGCTTCACCCGGTTCTCCAGCTCGCGCACGTTGCCGGGCCAACTCCAGGCGTCGATCGCCGCCAAGGCGTCGGGTGCGAAGCCCGTCACCGCTGCGTTCATCTGGCGCGCATAGCGGCGCAGGAAATGCCGCGCGAGCAGCCCGGCGTCCCCCGGCCGTTCAGCCAGCGACGGGATCCGCACCACGATCTCCGCGAGGCGATAGTAGAGGTCCTCGCGGAACCGCCCGTCCGCCACCATCGCGTCCAGGTCCTGGTGGGTCGCGCAGACGATGCGCGTGTCCACCGGGATCGGCTTGCGCCCGCCGATCCGCTCGATCACCCGCTCCTGCAGGAAGCGCAGCAGCTTCACCTGCAACGGCAGCGGCACGTCGCCGATCTCGTCCAGGAACAGCGTACCGCCCTGCGCAGCCTCAATCTTGCCCGCGGTGGTCTTAATCGCGCCGGTGAACGCGCCCTTCTCATGCCCGAACAGCTCACTTTCGAGCAGGGTCTCCGGGATGGCCGCGCAGTTGATGGCGACGAACGCGCCCTTTGCGCGCGGGCTCGCGTCGTGAAGCCCTCGCGCCAGCAGTTCCTTGCCGGTGCCGGACGCCCCCAGCAGCAGCACCGACACGTCGGCAGGCGCCACCCGCTCGATGGTTCGCGTGACCTTGAGCATTTCCGGGGCGGCGGTCAGCATGCCGCCCAGCGCCGTCTCGCCCTCGATCCGCGCCGCAAGCCGCCGGTTCTCCGCCTCCAGCGCGTGGACGTGGAACGCGCGCGCGACGATCAGCCCCAGCGTGTCGATGTCGATCGGTTTCGAATAGAAATCGAACGCCCCCATCGCGATCGCCTTCAGTGCGCTTTCGCGGGCACCGTGGCCGGATGCGACGATGATCTTGGTGTCCGGCTTCAGCGCCAGCATCGCCTCCAGCGTGGCGAAGCCCTCGCTGGTGCCGTCCGGGTCCGGCGGCAACCCCAGGTCGAGCGTCACTACCTGGGGCTCCTCCGCCCGGAGCGCCGCGAGTGCCGCCGCACGGTCGCCCACCGCCGTGATCGCATAGCCCTCATAGGCCCAGCGCAGCTGCCGCTGGAGGCCCAGGTCGTCCTCGACGATCAGCAGCCGTCGCATCTCGGCGCTCATGCCGCCTCCTCCATGGTTGATTGCGGGGCCCGCGGCAGCAGCACGCGGAACGTCGATCCCTGCCCCTCGCGGCTGGTCACCTCGACCCGTCCGCCCATCGCCTGCGCCAGCTGGCTTGCCTCGAACGCGCCGATCCCGAAGCCGCCGGCCTTTGACGAGACGAACGGCTTGAACAGACGCTCGCGCACGAATGCCGGCGACATGCCCTGGCCGCAGTCGATGACCTCGATCGCTGCCATGTCCTCGGCATGGCGTACGCGCAGCATCACCGGCATGTCCGGCGCGCTCGCCTCCACGGCATTCTGGACCAGATGCCCCAGCAGTTGTTCCAGCCGCGCCGCATCGGCAATCGCGCGAACCGGTTCCTCGGCCTCCACGCGCACCGCATGCTGGGCGCGCCGCGCGTTGGCGATCCCATGCGCCAGCGCCACCAAGTCGAGCGGCCTCGGCATGCCCGCCGCCGCCGGCTGCCGCTGCGCAAGCCGCGCGAGCAGGTCGTTCATCCGTGCGGCGGACTCCTGCAAGGTCGCCACCATGTCGGCGCGGAACTCCGGGTTGTCGGCATGGCGCTCGGCATTGCGCGCGACCAGGCTCAGCTGACTGACCAGGTTCTTCAGGTCATGCAGGATGAAGGCGAAGCGCCGGTTGAACTCGTCGAAGCGCTGCGCCTCCAGCAGGGCTTCGGTCGCGCGCGCCTCGGCCAGATAACTGGCGACCTGACGCCCGGCGATCTTGAGCAGGTCGAAGTCTTCCCAGTCGAGCGCTCGGTCGACCGGCGGCCGCGCCACCAGAATCGCGCCCACGAGCTGTCCCAGGTGCGGCAGCGGCACGATCACCCAGGCATCCGCCAGGTCCAGCATCCAGGCGGGGATTGCCTCCGCATCCATCCGCTCGGCGATGCCCGAGCGGACTGCATCGAGCTCCAGCACCCGTCCACTCTCCGCCAGATGCCGGGCGAGGGCAGCGGCGGGCTCAGGGGTCGCCCCCTCCATCGGCCAGTTCCAGCCGGCGGCGCGCTCCAGCCCCTCCTCGCCCGCGATCAGCAGCATGCCCGCGGGGGACTGGGTCAGATCGGCGATCGCCTTCACCACGCGCTCGGCAAGCGGCGCGCCGCCCTGGGGCCGGCCCAGCGTCTCGGTGAAGCGTGCCCATTCGACGCGATAGTCGTAACGGTGCTGGAACAGGTGCTTGGTGAGCTTGACCCGGACCCAGGCGCGGAGCCACGTTGACGACATCAGCGTCAGCAGCGCGGCGGTCGACCCGAAGACGAATGCCGTCTGGAGAACGCGTGCATGGTCTCCGCCCAGGCTCGCCAGGGCCGCGTTGCCCGCGATCATGACGAGCACATAGCCCACCAGGCCCAGAACGGAGAGCGAGTGCAGCGTCGCGGTGCGGGACACCCGCAACTCGCGCCCGCCGCTGCGATGAAAGGCGAGCGCGATGACGGCGGCGAGCAGCGCCAGTGCCAAGCCACGCATCGCCTGGAACTCGCCCGGGGCGTCCCCGGTCAGATAGCGGAGCGCGCTCAGGTTGACGTCGATCAGCCACAATGCCCCGATCGCGGTCATCGCCAGCCGCAGTCCCGACCGGCCGAGTCCTGTGCTCAACCCATAGAGCAGCACCAGCCCCCCGGCTGCCGACAGTGCGCGCATCAGCAGCGCGGCGCGCATCAGCCCGGTGGCGACCGCTTCCGGCTTCGCCCCGGTCGCCAGCAGTTGCAGGACCACCTGCAACGCGACCACCAGCGCCACGACCGCGTAGGCGATCGGCAGCGTCAGGTAGCGCGCGCCGCCCCAGCGGTGGATCGCCAGCATAACGGCCAGCCACGCGAGATTGCGCAGTCCTTCCACCACCACCGTGGGAGGCTCCGCGTCGCCGATGCCGGCGACCGACAAGGCCCAGAGCGCCGTCAGCACCAGCGCCGCGGCAAAGCTGACGCGGATCACGCGCGGCAACTCGCGGCTGCGCACCGCCCAGATCGCCAGCATCCCGAACAGCAGCGCGGCCAGCGCGTGGCTCCACAGGATGAGGTCGGGCAGCATTCAGCGCGCGCCCTCGGGCCAGAGCACCACCCGCACCGTCTGGAGCAGGATCAGCAGGTCCAGGAACGGCGAGTAGTTCTTGGCATAGTAGAGGTCGTATTCGAGCTTCTGGCGCGAATCCTCGATCGAGGCCCCATAGGGATAGTTGATCTGCGCCCAGCCGGTGATGCCGGGCTTCACCATGTGGCGTTCGGCATAATAGGGAAGCTGCTGCTCCAAATCGTCGACGAACTGCGGCCGCTCGGGACGCGGGCCAACGAAGCTCATGTCGCCCTTCAGCACGCTCCAGCACTGGGGCAGCTCGTCGATGCGCAGCTTGCGCAGGATGCGGCCGACGCGCGTGATGCGCGGATCATCCTTTTCCGCCCAGACGGCATTGCCGCCGACCTCTGCATCCACCCGCATCGAGCGCAGCTTGATGATGTCGAAGGCGAGGCCATAGAGGCCGATCCGGCGCTGGCGGTAGAAGGCAGGCCCGCGGCTGTCGAGCTTCACCGCAAGCACCGCGAGCACCAGCACCGGCAGCACCAGGACGAGCAGCAGCAGGCTGACGGTCACGTCGAACAGCCGCTTGAACATGCTGGAGAACACCCGGCCCGACGAGAATCCGTCGGAGAAGATCAGCCAGGACGGGTTCACGCTGTCCAGGTCGACGCGCCCGGTTTCGCGCTCCAGAAAGGTCGAGAGCTCGTTGACGTGGACGCCGGTGGTCTTGATCCGCAGCAGGTCCTTGAGCGGGAGCGCGTTGCGCCGTTCCTCCAGGGCAAGCACCACTTCGCTCGCGTTGAGCAGCACGACGTGCTCGGCCAGGTTGTTGATCGCCTCGCGTCCGATCGCCTCCGGCATCACCGGCTGCGCGTCCCCCATGCCGACATAGCCGACCACGACAAAGGCAGCGCCCGGCGCCCGCGCCAGTGCCTTCAGCCGCGCGGCACGGGGGCCGGCGCCCAGCACTACCACGCGCCGCTTGAAGACGTGGCCTCCGAGCGTCCGCCCGAGCAGGATCCGGAGCATCAGCAGCAGGACGACGGCGAACCCCATCGCGTAGAGCAGGTTGGAGCGCCAGAAGGTGATCGTGGGGATCAGGAAGAACAGCGCCGCCAGCGCGATCGCGCCCAGCGCGATGGCGACGATCAGCCGGGCGGCGGCAAAGCGCAGCGACTGGAGCGCCTCCGCCCCGTAGACGCCGACCGCGATCATCGCGAGTTCCAGTGCCGCGGCGAAGCTCAGCAATTCGGGAATGCGCGTCTGGATCGGCTCTGCGACCATGCCGATCTGCCCGGCGCGCACGATCCAGCCCAGCTCCGCCGACACCAGCAACAGCGCGAAGTCCAGCATCCCGAGCAACAGCACGGCATGGGGTATGTAGTGCTTGAACAGCCTGATCATGACGCCCGGTTTCCTGGCCGGGCGTAAGAACCCGGTCGGCACCCCTTCCCTCTTGCAACAATACCCAAAGAAAAGCTGAACACAGACGCCCACGGTGCGTTGTGCGCTGCGTCATCCTGACGTCTAATGCCCCGCATCCTTCGGGGCATATCTCATTTTCCATGGAGAAGCGCCACATGCAGTCCGCAACCGCGATCGTCCCCGTCATCCTGTCGGGAGGGTCCGGGACACGGCTGTGGCCCATCTCCACGCGGGAGCGCCCCAAGCAGCTGCTCTGCCTGACCGCCGAGGAGACCATGCTCCAGCTGACCGCGCGCCGGGCGTCGGGACCGCGGTTCGGCGCGCCGATCGTGGTGGCGAACGCCGCCCACGCGCAGGAGATCGAGGACCAGCTCGGCGAGATCGGTGCCGCGGCCCAGGCGCTCGTGCTGGAGCCGATGGGACGCAACACCGCGCCCGCGATCGCCTTGGCGGCGGTGGCGGCCGGCGGGGACGCCACCCCGCTGCTGGTGATGCCGTCCGACCACGTCATCGCCGACGTGCCCGCCTTCCACGCCGCGATCGAGGCGGCGCTACCGCTGGTCGCGGAAGGCTGGCTGGTCACCTTCGGCATCGCCCCCGATTCGCCGGAGACCGGCTATGGCTGGATCAAGGTGGGCGAAGAGATCGCGCCCGGTGCCCACCGCGTCGAGCGTTTCGTGGAAAAGCCCGCGCGGGAGAAGGCGGAGGC encodes:
- the prsR gene encoding PEP-CTERM-box response regulator transcription factor, yielding MSAEMRRLLIVEDDLGLQRQLRWAYEGYAITAVGDRAAALAALRAEEPQVVTLDLGLPPDPDGTSEGFATLEAMLALKPDTKIIVASGHGARESALKAIAMGAFDFYSKPIDIDTLGLIVARAFHVHALEAENRRLAARIEGETALGGMLTAAPEMLKVTRTIERVAPADVSVLLLGASGTGKELLARGLHDASPRAKGAFVAINCAAIPETLLESELFGHEKGAFTGAIKTTAGKIEAAQGGTLFLDEIGDVPLPLQVKLLRFLQERVIERIGGRKPIPVDTRIVCATHQDLDAMVADGRFREDLYYRLAEIVVRIPSLAERPGDAGLLARHFLRRYARQMNAAVTGFAPDALAAIDAWSWPGNVRELENRVKRAVIMADAKQVTAADLDLDHGEAEPINLKAIREEADRRAIRHALARAQGNISGTARLLGISRPTLYDLMKAYDLQP
- the prsK gene encoding XrtA/PEP-CTERM system histidine kinase PrsK; translation: MLPDLILWSHALAALLFGMLAIWAVRSRELPRVIRVSFAAALVLTALWALSVAGIGDAEPPTVVVEGLRNLAWLAVMLAIHRWGGARYLTLPIAYAVVALVVALQVVLQLLATGAKPEAVATGLMRAALLMRALSAAGGLVLLYGLSTGLGRSGLRLAMTAIGALWLIDVNLSALRYLTGDAPGEFQAMRGLALALLAAVIALAFHRSGGRELRVSRTATLHSLSVLGLVGYVLVMIAGNAALASLGGDHARVLQTAFVFGSTAALLTLMSSTWLRAWVRVKLTKHLFQHRYDYRVEWARFTETLGRPQGGAPLAERVVKAIADLTQSPAGMLLIAGEEGLERAAGWNWPMEGATPEPAAALARHLAESGRVLELDAVRSGIAERMDAEAIPAWMLDLADAWVIVPLPHLGQLVGAILVARPPVDRALDWEDFDLLKIAGRQVASYLAEARATEALLEAQRFDEFNRRFAFILHDLKNLVSQLSLVARNAERHADNPEFRADMVATLQESAARMNDLLARLAQRQPAAAGMPRPLDLVALAHGIANARRAQHAVRVEAEEPVRAIADAARLEQLLGHLVQNAVEASAPDMPVMLRVRHAEDMAAIEVIDCGQGMSPAFVRERLFKPFVSSKAGGFGIGAFEASQLAQAMGGRVEVTSREGQGSTFRVLLPRAPQSTMEEAA
- a CDS encoding TIGR03013 family XrtA/PEP-CTERM system glycosyltransferase, whose product is MIRLFKHYIPHAVLLLGMLDFALLLVSAELGWIVRAGQIGMVAEPIQTRIPELLSFAAALELAMIAVGVYGAEALQSLRFAAARLIVAIALGAIALAALFFLIPTITFWRSNLLYAMGFAVVLLLMLRILLGRTLGGHVFKRRVVVLGAGPRAARLKALARAPGAAFVVVGYVGMGDAQPVMPEAIGREAINNLAEHVVLLNASEVVLALEERRNALPLKDLLRIKTTGVHVNELSTFLERETGRVDLDSVNPSWLIFSDGFSSGRVFSSMFKRLFDVTVSLLLLVLVLPVLVLAVLAVKLDSRGPAFYRQRRIGLYGLAFDIIKLRSMRVDAEVGGNAVWAEKDDPRITRVGRILRKLRIDELPQCWSVLKGDMSFVGPRPERPQFVDDLEQQLPYYAERHMVKPGITGWAQINYPYGASIEDSRQKLEYDLYYAKNYSPFLDLLILLQTVRVVLWPEGAR
- a CDS encoding mannose-1-phosphate guanylyltransferase/mannose-6-phosphate isomerase, translated to MQSATAIVPVILSGGSGTRLWPISTRERPKQLLCLTAEETMLQLTARRASGPRFGAPIVVANAAHAQEIEDQLGEIGAAAQALVLEPMGRNTAPAIALAAVAAGGDATPLLVMPSDHVIADVPAFHAAIEAALPLVAEGWLVTFGIAPDSPETGYGWIKVGEEIAPGAHRVERFVEKPAREKAEAMLTDGSHAWNGGIFLFRADMYLGALGTHAPEMRVAAETAMSRARHEGKRVYPEAEAFAASPSESIDYAVMEKAAQVAVVPVAMGWSDVGSWDALHAISVRDENDNVAGPEVLMLETSGCLVRSDRARISMVGVKDLIVVASGEDILILPRGRSQEVKRLLEAMKRD